The genomic interval AAGCGTCGTTTCTATCCGAATTTACACGAGATACGCGCCATAGTGGATGGCGGGACCAAGCGCGTGAAAGTTTGTAGCTCTTGCCTCAAAGCTAATAAGGTTCGTAAAGCCGTATCCAGATAAGATACTTCTTACACTTAAGAGCTTTTTGAATAATCGGGAATTACGGTGAAGCCGGATTCCCTTTTTTAATTTTTAATAGCAATAAACCGCTTTATGGGGGTTATGTGTTGATTGAAGAAATC from Candidatus Cloacimonadota bacterium carries:
- the rpmB gene encoding 50S ribosomal protein L28 — encoded protein: MSKICDICGKSAQVGNHRSHAVNATKRRFYPNLHEIRAIVDGGTKRVKVCSSCLKANKVRKAVSR